In Ruminococcaceae bacterium BL-4, one DNA window encodes the following:
- a CDS encoding Phosphoglycolate phosphatase — MYKACIFDLDGTLLNTLFSIAEFSNEALKACHYMTIPPEDFRKIVGNGTVVQIERMLNHVKPEGHTKGEATHLRHIYEFLYASDPCRKIADYPGIKELLKELNARCIPAAVLSNKPDPWVQKIIANCFPAQTFTVCCGQQDGIPRKPAPDGALKIAEVFHLAPQEILYIGDTNTDMQTGAAAGMDTAGALWGFRDAKELSQNHAVYLVKAPLDLLPIITQT; from the coding sequence ATGTATAAAGCTTGCATCTTTGATTTGGATGGAACCCTTTTAAATACTTTATTTTCTATTGCAGAATTTTCCAATGAAGCACTTAAAGCCTGCCACTATATGACAATCCCTCCGGAAGATTTTCGAAAGATTGTAGGAAACGGAACCGTGGTGCAAATCGAGCGTATGCTAAACCACGTAAAACCAGAAGGCCATACAAAAGGAGAGGCTACCCATCTTCGCCATATTTATGAATTTCTCTATGCTTCTGACCCCTGCCGCAAAATTGCAGACTATCCAGGGATCAAGGAACTCTTAAAGGAACTAAATGCACGCTGCATTCCGGCAGCGGTTCTTTCCAACAAACCAGATCCATGGGTACAAAAAATTATTGCAAATTGTTTTCCAGCACAGACATTCACAGTTTGCTGCGGCCAACAAGATGGGATTCCCCGAAAACCCGCACCGGATGGTGCACTCAAAATTGCAGAAGTATTTCACTTAGCCCCCCAAGAAATTCTCTATATTGGCGACACAAACACCGATATGCAGACCGGTGCAGCAGCAGGAATGGATACAGCCGGAGCGCTTTGGGGATTTCGTGACGCCAAAGAACTTTCCCAAAATCATGCAGTCTACCTAGTAAAGGCTCCTTTGGATCTTTTACCGATTATCACTCAAACATAA
- a CDS encoding Glucosamine-1-phosphate N-acetyltransferase — protein sequence MVQELTIKSLLDLSHTLAAPLLQKFQYPWEALDEIDSFILALGPTLPKEEYEQRGENIWIAKSAKIYPNNYISGPCIIGPETEVRPGAFIRKDALVGSHCVVGNSTELKNVILFDNVQVPHYNYVGDSILGFHSHMGAGSITSNVKSDKTLVVVHGPQAIPTGRKKFGAILGDRVEVGCNSVLNPGTVIGRDSNVYPVSCVRGFIPQNSIFKCTDHIVTKQAKDSAHV from the coding sequence ATGGTACAAGAATTAACGATAAAATCACTACTAGATCTTTCTCATACATTAGCAGCGCCTCTCCTACAAAAGTTTCAGTATCCATGGGAAGCACTGGATGAGATTGATTCCTTCATTCTAGCGCTCGGTCCCACTCTTCCAAAAGAAGAGTATGAACAACGGGGAGAAAATATCTGGATCGCAAAATCCGCCAAAATCTATCCCAATAATTACATCTCAGGGCCCTGCATTATCGGTCCGGAAACTGAAGTGCGTCCAGGCGCTTTCATTCGTAAAGATGCACTTGTCGGAAGTCATTGCGTAGTTGGAAATTCCACCGAACTTAAAAATGTGATTCTTTTTGACAATGTGCAGGTACCTCATTATAACTATGTCGGCGATTCGATTCTCGGATTCCACAGTCATATGGGTGCAGGCTCCATTACCAGCAATGTAAAATCAGACAAAACATTAGTTGTAGTTCATGGACCTCAGGCCATCCCTACCGGAAGAAAAAAGTTTGGCGCAATTCTCGGTGATCGAGTCGAAGTGGGCTGCAATTCTGTTCTGAACCCAGGTACTGTCATTGGCCGTGACAGTAATGTTTATCCTGTCAGTTGTGTCCGGGGATTTATCCCACAAAACAGCATTTTTAAGTGTACAGATCATATTGTAACAAAACAAGCAAAGGATTCTGCACATGTATAA
- a CDS encoding protein of unknown function (Evidence 5 : Unknown function), whose protein sequence is MKKLREKVIFCKKVLFFIEFSRKLKLRGSNSLSKNPDRKKFFTFH, encoded by the coding sequence TTGAAAAAGTTAAGGGAAAAAGTGATTTTTTGTAAAAAAGTACTATTTTTTATAGAATTTAGTCGAAAGTTAAAACTACGAGGCTCAAATTCTTTATCAAAAAATCCCGACCGCAAAAAGTTTTTTACTTTTCACTAG
- a CDS encoding Pyridoxal kinase has translation MKKQPRVAAIHDLSGFGRCSLSIVLPVLSAAGIETCPIPTAVFSSHTGGLPGVWHQDLTEAMKGFLKQWKQLGLTFDAIYVGFLGSEEQISVVKEFLQTFSGPKTFILVDPAMADHGALYQTYTKKMAEETAELCSAADLIVPNRTESAFLLQEPYEEKPCVRAEIESQLRRLSDLGPRKVVLTGVWFAPALLGAAGFDRDTGKFSYALAPKIQGNYHGTGDLLAASLLAGILNRISFEGALQAAVDFTALSIRTTWEAGTDPRYGVLFESLLPQFQKAIGCF, from the coding sequence ATGAAAAAACAACCGCGTGTAGCAGCAATTCATGATCTTTCCGGCTTCGGCCGTTGCTCGTTGAGTATTGTCCTGCCGGTTCTAAGTGCAGCCGGAATTGAGACCTGTCCGATTCCGACTGCTGTTTTTTCCAGCCATACCGGAGGTTTGCCGGGCGTTTGGCATCAAGATCTCACTGAGGCCATGAAAGGATTTTTAAAGCAGTGGAAACAGCTCGGTTTGACTTTTGATGCAATTTATGTAGGATTTTTAGGCAGTGAAGAACAAATTTCTGTAGTCAAAGAGTTTTTGCAGACATTTTCCGGGCCGAAAACCTTTATATTGGTCGATCCTGCAATGGCAGATCATGGTGCGCTTTATCAAACTTATACGAAAAAAATGGCAGAAGAAACTGCAGAACTTTGTTCGGCTGCGGACTTAATTGTTCCGAATCGTACCGAATCCGCTTTCCTTCTGCAGGAGCCCTATGAGGAAAAACCTTGTGTGCGGGCAGAAATTGAGTCTCAGTTAAGACGCCTTTCAGATTTGGGACCGCGTAAAGTGGTTTTGACAGGGGTTTGGTTTGCCCCGGCACTTTTGGGAGCAGCAGGATTTGACCGTGATACAGGAAAGTTTAGTTATGCACTGGCACCAAAAATTCAGGGAAATTATCACGGAACGGGAGATCTTCTGGCTGCGTCTCTTTTAGCGGGCATTTTAAATCGCATCTCGTTTGAAGGAGCTTTACAGGCAGCAGTCGATTTTACGGCTCTCAGTATTCGTACAACATGGGAAGCAGGAACGGATCCCCGTTATGGAGTTTTGTTCGAATCGCTTTTGCCGCAGTTTCAAAAGGCAATCGGCTGTTTTTGA
- a CDS encoding Cell division protein FtsI (Peptidoglycan synthetase), translating to MNVTRKRSFILYFIIAAFIGCLGFFLFEYFTSASSWATNPVNKLATAQAGSDSTGRVYDRNGVLLAYSQNGARLYNSDKEIRCSMLHAVGDTEGNISTGVQTAMRSRLTGYNLITGLGTPFGLKTTGDVTLTLDSSLNKTAYELMNGQKGAAMIYNWKTGEILSMVSNPGFDPQNPPQDIGTNAAYDGAYVNKVLSGALTPGSIFKIVTTVAASENMPDLDSQSFHCDGSEVIGGSPITCTEVHGNQNFQQALANSCNIAFAHLSINLGANTMTKTAEQLGFNKSFEVDGIPTAKSSFDVSSASENQLGWSGVGQYTDTVNPCHMARILGAIANGGNAVTPHFIKTSGLSGLVGNSGESMMSSTIADRVKAYLRWNVQNHYGDKMFPTGMQVCAKTGTAELGENKQNNGWMVGFSQNDSTPYAFVVVVENTSQYGYQSAGQVASGLMKATKNLKK from the coding sequence ATGAATGTAACCCGTAAACGTTCTTTTATTTTGTATTTTATTATCGCTGCCTTTATTGGCTGTCTTGGATTCTTTTTATTCGAATATTTTACAAGTGCTTCTTCATGGGCAACGAATCCTGTTAATAAGCTTGCAACAGCGCAGGCAGGCAGCGATTCTACTGGGCGTGTTTATGACCGCAACGGAGTATTGCTTGCCTATAGCCAAAATGGGGCGCGCCTTTATAATAGTGACAAAGAAATTCGATGCAGTATGCTGCATGCAGTAGGGGATACGGAAGGCAATATTTCTACCGGGGTGCAGACTGCCATGCGCAGTCGGTTGACCGGTTATAATCTGATTACAGGTCTTGGAACGCCCTTTGGATTGAAGACGACCGGTGATGTGACGCTTACGCTTGACAGCAGCTTAAATAAGACCGCCTATGAACTTATGAATGGGCAAAAAGGTGCTGCAATGATCTATAACTGGAAGACAGGAGAAATCCTTTCTATGGTGAGCAATCCAGGATTTGATCCACAGAATCCGCCACAGGATATCGGTACAAATGCTGCCTATGATGGTGCTTATGTGAATAAAGTGCTTTCAGGTGCTTTGACTCCCGGATCTATTTTTAAGATTGTCACGACAGTGGCGGCCAGTGAAAACATGCCTGATTTGGACAGCCAGAGTTTTCATTGCGATGGATCTGAAGTAATTGGAGGATCGCCGATCACTTGTACCGAAGTACATGGAAATCAGAATTTTCAGCAGGCACTTGCCAATAGCTGTAATATTGCATTTGCGCATCTGTCTATCAATCTTGGTGCCAATACGATGACGAAAACGGCAGAACAATTGGGATTTAACAAGAGCTTTGAAGTGGATGGGATTCCAACTGCGAAGAGTAGTTTTGATGTTAGTTCTGCCAGCGAGAATCAGCTGGGTTGGTCTGGCGTAGGACAGTATACGGATACTGTGAATCCATGCCATATGGCAAGAATTCTGGGAGCGATTGCAAATGGCGGAAATGCAGTGACACCGCATTTTATAAAGACATCCGGCCTTTCTGGTCTGGTTGGCAATTCAGGGGAGTCCATGATGTCCAGCACGATTGCTGATCGTGTAAAAGCCTATTTGCGCTGGAATGTGCAGAATCATTATGGCGATAAGATGTTTCCTACTGGGATGCAGGTTTGCGCTAAGACTGGTACGGCAGAACTCGGAGAGAACAAACAAAATAACGGTTGGATGGTTGGATTTTCTCAAAATGACAGCACCCCGTATGCATTTGTTGTAGTAGTCGAAAATACTTCTCAGTATGGCTATCAGTCAGCTGGACAAGTGGCCAGCGGTTTGATGAAAGCTACCAAAAATTTGAAAAAATGA
- the rpiB gene encoding D-ribose 5-phosphate epimerase (promiscuous) (Evidence 2a : Function from experimental evidences in other organisms; PubMedId : 15755726, 15995210, 18640127, 19446032; Product type e : enzyme), giving the protein MIAIGADHGGFQIKEAVKAYLDSQNIAYQDFGTHSEESVDYPPIAAKVAHAVAGEECEKGILCCGTGIGMSIAANKVDGVRASACDNEFCAEMTRRHNNCNCLCMGGRVIDEKKAVELTKIYLETPFEGGRHQRRLDQITAIEQNKL; this is encoded by the coding sequence ATGATTGCAATCGGAGCCGATCATGGCGGATTTCAAATCAAAGAAGCCGTAAAAGCATATTTGGACAGCCAAAATATTGCTTATCAGGATTTTGGAACCCACAGCGAAGAAAGTGTGGATTATCCACCTATTGCCGCAAAGGTAGCGCATGCGGTGGCTGGTGAAGAATGTGAAAAAGGAATCCTCTGCTGCGGAACCGGCATTGGGATGTCGATTGCCGCTAATAAGGTGGATGGTGTTCGTGCTTCTGCATGTGATAATGAGTTTTGTGCAGAGATGACCCGTCGCCATAATAACTGCAACTGCCTTTGTATGGGCGGTCGTGTGATTGACGAAAAAAAAGCGGTAGAACTCACTAAGATTTATCTGGAAACGCCGTTTGAAGGTGGACGCCATCAGCGCCGTTTAGATCAAATTACTGCAATCGAACAGAATAAGCTGTAA
- a CDS encoding protein of unknown function (Evidence 5 : Unknown function), which yields MGEKCLRKKRKILIGTVLTFIVAVVLVGVWQYQIHGAEKMAPTKISDEAAFKQNRMAFPLGSQWVIFSTDGQKTRLALVENSGKLSKGTTPMELEGSYLFGAVQADKIVFVGFEKDRSLSIEAVSLSSGETCEWSGFLPEDSRKCSDLYFDSQTNRMILRYYGERAAILNYKLLWGQKPVLMKTHEKPQASIGVPLPDETSEVSRPFESSAESSSKTVSSKSDSSSSLPISSTSSQPNTEEENYYIFDEPITVSQLKETFNHVRKNKDVEVITKSGYDVSEGAVVTGDQISFLDIGGEQKTMTAVILGDLTGSGKPDSKSLKVFYPALAYHSFNELQRCAADLDGDGTVTTSDLLLLKKRILYGTVG from the coding sequence ATGGGAGAAAAGTGTTTGCGAAAAAAGCGGAAGATTTTAATTGGAACGGTATTGACTTTTATAGTGGCAGTTGTTTTGGTCGGAGTATGGCAGTATCAGATTCACGGCGCTGAAAAAATGGCACCGACAAAAATTTCAGATGAGGCGGCATTTAAACAAAACCGAATGGCTTTTCCACTTGGCAGTCAATGGGTAATCTTCAGTACAGATGGGCAGAAAACGAGACTTGCCCTTGTGGAGAATTCCGGAAAACTCAGCAAAGGGACAACGCCCATGGAATTGGAAGGAAGTTATTTATTCGGCGCAGTTCAGGCTGACAAAATTGTCTTTGTTGGATTCGAAAAAGATCGTTCACTCAGCATAGAAGCAGTTTCTCTTTCTTCCGGGGAAACTTGCGAATGGAGCGGCTTTTTGCCGGAAGATTCTAGAAAGTGCAGTGACCTGTATTTTGATTCTCAAACCAATAGGATGATTTTGCGCTATTATGGAGAACGTGCGGCAATTCTTAACTATAAGCTTTTGTGGGGACAGAAACCAGTGTTGATGAAGACGCACGAGAAACCACAGGCATCTATAGGGGTTCCTCTTCCGGATGAAACATCAGAGGTTTCTAGACCTTTTGAGAGTTCCGCCGAATCTTCCTCTAAGACGGTCAGCTCTAAATCCGATTCGAGTTCTTCATTGCCTATTTCTTCAACGAGTTCACAGCCCAACACAGAAGAGGAAAATTATTATATTTTTGATGAACCGATTACGGTCAGTCAGTTAAAAGAGACATTTAACCACGTTAGAAAAAATAAAGATGTGGAAGTCATTACAAAGTCAGGGTATGATGTTTCCGAAGGTGCCGTTGTGACAGGAGATCAAATTTCATTTTTAGACATCGGAGGGGAACAAAAAACGATGACCGCAGTGATTTTAGGGGATCTGACAGGCTCCGGAAAGCCGGATTCCAAATCGCTCAAAGTGTTTTATCCGGCACTTGCCTATCATTCATTTAACGAACTTCAACGCTGTGCCGCCGATTTGGACGGAGATGGAACGGTGACAACTTCTGATCTTTTGCTTTTGAAAAAGAGAATCCTTTATGGCACAGTAGGATAA
- a CDS encoding Uncharacterized RNA methyltransferase CTC_02481, producing MRKRFLLAREFADQFAGKINIHAENKIMERKIKFLELKKNDIVKLTITGYTAQGSGVGRAEGLPVFVFGVARGDVLQVRIVKRLKTYAFGRIEKILEPSPARMEPDCSVSAQCGGCVFRHLTYQEELWAKQERVQDAVSRIGGIDFPVAEILPSPDCIHYRNKAQIPLQADVNGNLVFGFYAVHSHRIIPCDQCLLQPESFFRAMQAVKKWQSISKDTVYNEKTGKGTLRHLYLRSAMSTGDLMVCLVINGSKIHKEDVLIELLKNEVPETKSIVLNFNHDRTNVILGEKGKTLWGTDSITDTLCGLSFSISPKSFYQVNRKQAQQLYNLAAKAASLTGKETLLDLYCGTGTIGLSMANNARRVIGVEIVEAAVEDARRNAEQNQIKNARFFCGDASEAAKKLQKEGIQPDVVILDPPRKGCGEELIRTVVKITPERIVYVSCDPATLARDLKLFTELGYSLRSLQPVDMFPRTPHVEAVCLLSKVNASEHIES from the coding sequence TTGAGAAAACGTTTTCTCTTAGCGCGGGAATTTGCGGATCAATTTGCAGGAAAAATAAACATCCATGCAGAAAACAAAATCATGGAAAGGAAGATAAAATTTTTGGAATTAAAAAAGAATGATATTGTAAAGTTAACAATTACAGGATATACAGCACAGGGGAGCGGCGTTGGCCGAGCCGAAGGGTTGCCAGTTTTTGTTTTTGGAGTTGCCAGAGGAGATGTCCTTCAAGTACGGATCGTCAAACGGCTTAAAACATATGCGTTTGGGCGGATTGAAAAAATTTTAGAACCATCTCCAGCTCGTATGGAACCGGATTGTTCGGTATCCGCTCAATGCGGAGGGTGTGTTTTTCGTCATCTTACCTATCAGGAAGAATTATGGGCAAAACAAGAACGAGTGCAGGATGCAGTTAGCCGAATTGGAGGAATCGATTTTCCGGTTGCTGAAATTTTGCCGTCACCGGATTGCATTCACTATCGGAATAAAGCACAGATTCCGCTTCAGGCAGATGTAAACGGAAATTTGGTGTTCGGATTTTATGCAGTGCACAGTCACAGAATCATTCCTTGTGATCAGTGTTTGCTGCAGCCGGAATCTTTTTTTCGTGCAATGCAAGCGGTGAAAAAATGGCAAAGTATCTCAAAAGATACGGTTTATAACGAAAAAACGGGAAAAGGGACTTTACGTCATTTATATCTACGCAGTGCAATGTCTACAGGTGATCTGATGGTTTGCCTTGTAATTAATGGCAGCAAGATTCATAAGGAAGATGTTTTGATAGAGTTATTAAAAAACGAAGTTCCGGAAACCAAAAGCATTGTGCTTAACTTTAATCATGATCGTACCAATGTGATTTTGGGCGAAAAAGGGAAAACGTTGTGGGGGACAGATTCGATTACTGATACGCTATGCGGACTTTCTTTTTCTATTTCGCCGAAAAGCTTTTATCAAGTGAATCGCAAACAGGCACAACAGCTATATAATCTGGCGGCAAAAGCGGCCTCTTTAACTGGAAAAGAGACATTGCTTGATCTTTACTGTGGGACTGGAACAATCGGTCTTTCTATGGCAAACAATGCACGGCGGGTGATTGGGGTAGAGATTGTAGAGGCTGCTGTGGAGGATGCACGTCGCAATGCAGAGCAGAATCAAATTAAGAATGCACGCTTTTTTTGCGGAGATGCTTCAGAAGCCGCCAAGAAATTGCAGAAGGAAGGAATTCAGCCGGACGTTGTGATTTTAGATCCGCCGAGAAAAGGCTGTGGGGAAGAATTAATCCGGACTGTTGTTAAAATAACTCCGGAGCGTATTGTATACGTTTCCTGCGATCCTGCTACATTGGCAAGGGATCTCAAACTATTTACGGAGCTTGGATATTCGCTGCGCTCTTTACAGCCGGTCGATATGTTTCCAAGAACGCCGCATGTTGAGGCGGTATGTTTATTGTCCAAAGTCAATGCAAGTGAGCATATCGAAAGTTGA
- a CDS encoding FHA domain-containing protein, producing the protein MEQVLTVLKSVPNLVFFIFRIIIPILSLLVILRCYASMRAGRRREEPVVFLEDVASGVMIPVLYWENSIGRSKSCDIRIPDDTISRDHAVLMRRESGWTIVDTESKSGTFLNGKKIKGAMSVRPGDTIKVGATSLVLKRVTDVKPQARPGRHQQAKTPSPAGLLLTTTLIQALLFSQACYGSGELSLLPVLPFVVLLIVEWGLYFYSRRILSRVSFEIETIGFLFSGIGLALLSGQRLELDEGQALPSATTLFHWASMKVTYTQMITMIMGVVLFCVMVWFMKDLERTTKWRIPVTVAAVGLLALNLLLAHSTYGSKNWISIGGASIQPSEFVKLAFIFAGAATLDRLQTKRNLAGFIGFSAICMGALFLMKDLGTAVIFFVTFLIISFMRSGSVRTVALAISAAGLGGLLVLQMMPHVASRFDGWRHVWEDTQNVGYQQSRGMSYGAGGGLFGLGIGNGGMGAGTGPMTGKSNMLFAANSDLVFDMVCEELGIVLAIVILIGLVLLAFYVRGDVSRSRSTFYSISSCAAAGMLLFQTMLNVFGSTDVLPFTGVTLPFISAGGSSMISCWGMLAFLKASDERTYAGRRRGSVPISRSIREEPEYRPRRAVRGDGD; encoded by the coding sequence TTGGAGCAAGTACTAACTGTACTGAAATCTGTACCCAATCTGGTCTTCTTTATTTTTCGCATTATTATCCCAATTCTGTCACTTTTGGTGATTTTACGCTGTTATGCTTCTATGCGTGCAGGGCGCAGAAGAGAAGAACCGGTCGTTTTTTTGGAGGATGTAGCTTCCGGTGTTATGATACCGGTTCTCTATTGGGAAAACAGCATTGGACGAAGCAAAAGCTGTGATATTCGGATTCCGGATGATACCATCAGTCGGGATCATGCCGTTTTGATGCGTCGGGAATCCGGATGGACGATTGTAGATACGGAAAGCAAATCTGGTACCTTTTTAAATGGTAAAAAAATTAAGGGGGCTATGAGCGTACGTCCCGGAGATACCATTAAAGTAGGTGCGACCTCCTTAGTTTTAAAAAGAGTAACCGATGTAAAGCCTCAGGCACGTCCCGGACGTCACCAGCAGGCCAAAACACCTTCTCCGGCAGGTTTGCTTCTTACGACGACTTTGATTCAGGCTCTGCTTTTTTCGCAGGCATGCTATGGTTCTGGGGAGCTTTCGTTGCTGCCGGTTTTGCCGTTTGTGGTGCTTTTGATTGTAGAATGGGGACTTTATTTTTATTCCCGCAGGATCCTTAGCCGCGTAAGCTTTGAAATTGAAACGATTGGCTTTTTGTTTTCTGGAATTGGACTAGCTCTATTGTCCGGACAGCGTTTGGAACTGGATGAGGGACAAGCTTTGCCGAGCGCTACCACCCTTTTTCATTGGGCCAGTATGAAAGTAACCTATACACAAATGATTACGATGATAATGGGTGTGGTCCTTTTCTGTGTTATGGTTTGGTTTATGAAGGATCTGGAACGTACTACAAAGTGGAGAATTCCGGTTACTGTTGCGGCAGTCGGATTGTTGGCGTTGAACCTTTTGCTTGCACATTCTACTTATGGTTCTAAAAACTGGATCAGTATTGGCGGAGCCAGTATTCAGCCCAGTGAATTTGTCAAGCTCGCTTTTATTTTTGCCGGCGCTGCAACACTAGACCGTTTGCAGACAAAACGAAATTTGGCTGGATTTATTGGGTTTTCCGCTATCTGCATGGGTGCACTTTTCCTTATGAAAGATTTGGGAACGGCAGTTATTTTCTTTGTGACCTTCTTAATCATTTCTTTTATGCGTTCCGGAAGTGTTCGTACAGTCGCTTTGGCGATTTCTGCTGCTGGTCTGGGGGGATTGCTCGTTTTGCAGATGATGCCTCATGTTGCCAGTCGGTTTGATGGTTGGAGACATGTTTGGGAGGATACCCAGAATGTCGGATATCAGCAGTCTCGTGGAATGAGCTATGGCGCCGGCGGGGGACTTTTTGGCTTGGGAATCGGAAACGGCGGAATGGGTGCTGGTACTGGTCCTATGACCGGAAAATCCAATATGCTTTTTGCTGCCAACAGTGATTTGGTTTTTGACATGGTCTGTGAAGAACTTGGAATCGTTTTGGCGATTGTCATTTTGATTGGTCTGGTTTTGCTGGCCTTTTATGTACGTGGAGACGTCAGCCGCAGCCGCAGTACTTTTTATTCGATTTCTTCTTGTGCAGCGGCCGGAATGCTTTTATTTCAGACGATGCTGAATGTTTTTGGCAGCACAGATGTTTTGCCGTTTACCGGTGTAACGTTGCCCTTTATCAGTGCAGGCGGCAGCAGTATGATCAGCTGTTGGGGAATGCTTGCGTTTTTAAAGGCCAGTGATGAACGTACTTATGCAGGCCGTCGTCGGGGCAGTGTTCCGATTTCACGGTCGATTAGAGAAGAGCCGGAATATCGGCCGCGCAGAGCGGTGAGGGGAGACGGTGACTAA
- a CDS encoding TetR/AcrR family transcriptional regulator — MAQKGLSRKVLIDTAVNVIERYGRNNFSMKLVADELGVKTASLYNHVKNMGELLAGVCNYALRLQKDAELQAIENLSRRQAVYALAEAYRRFAKEHRELYWLVMNVAASDSHVLDEAAMRITEPIVKMLADYDIEEDEKIYFRRFFRSIVHGYVSEMDAGFFSHHPADTDKSFHFAIECFVDSLDRAEKRRH; from the coding sequence ATGGCACAGAAGGGGCTAAGCAGGAAAGTGCTTATTGATACCGCAGTAAATGTCATCGAACGATATGGACGGAACAATTTTTCGATGAAGCTCGTCGCAGACGAACTGGGAGTGAAGACCGCCTCATTGTATAACCACGTAAAAAACATGGGGGAGTTATTAGCAGGGGTATGCAATTATGCGCTGAGACTGCAGAAAGACGCAGAATTGCAGGCAATTGAGAATCTGAGCCGTAGGCAGGCAGTCTATGCACTGGCTGAAGCTTATCGGCGCTTTGCAAAAGAGCACAGAGAACTGTATTGGCTTGTGATGAACGTTGCGGCTTCCGACAGTCATGTACTGGATGAAGCTGCTATGCGCATCACAGAACCAATTGTAAAGATGCTGGCAGATTATGATATTGAAGAAGACGAAAAGATATATTTTCGGCGTTTCTTCCGCAGTATTGTGCATGGTTATGTTTCAGAGATGGATGCCGGATTCTTTTCACATCATCCAGCGGATACGGATAAGAGCTTTCATTTCGCGATTGAGTGTTTTGTCGACAGTCTGGACCGTGCGGAAAAGAGGCGGCATTGA
- the upp gene encoding uracil phosphoribosyltransferase (Evidence 2a : Function from experimental evidences in other organisms; PubMedId : 7798145, 15689504, 15716449; Product type e : enzyme) — MDKQVFIMDHPLIQHKLTFLRDKNTGSKEFRQLVSEIAMLECYEATRDLPLEEVDTETPVAVAHTKVIAGRKLAFIPILRAGLGMVEGVLEMVPAAKVGHIGLYRDPKTLQPVEYYSKLPHDIEERDVIVLDPMLATGGSGIDAVTIIKRSNPKSIKFMCIIAAPEGLKAFTEAHPDVQLYCAAVDDHLNDHGYIVPGLGDAGDRIFGTL; from the coding sequence ATGGACAAACAGGTTTTCATCATGGATCATCCGCTGATTCAGCATAAGCTCACATTCTTAAGAGACAAGAATACGGGCTCAAAGGAGTTTCGTCAGTTGGTCAGCGAGATTGCCATGCTGGAGTGCTATGAAGCGACGCGGGATCTTCCTCTGGAGGAGGTCGATACAGAGACTCCTGTCGCAGTAGCACATACAAAGGTCATCGCAGGACGTAAACTTGCTTTCATTCCGATCTTGCGTGCAGGTCTTGGAATGGTGGAAGGCGTTCTGGAGATGGTTCCCGCGGCGAAGGTTGGACATATTGGTCTTTATCGTGACCCGAAAACGCTGCAGCCGGTGGAATATTACAGCAAACTGCCCCATGATATTGAAGAACGCGATGTCATTGTGTTGGATCCGATGTTAGCGACAGGCGGCTCCGGAATTGATGCAGTGACCATTATCAAGCGCAGCAATCCCAAGAGCATTAAATTTATGTGCATTATTGCAGCGCCGGAAGGTCTGAAAGCATTTACCGAAGCGCATCCGGATGTGCAGCTTTATTGTGCAGCAGTGGATGATCATCTCAATGACCATGGATATATTGTTCCCGGTCTTGGAGATGCAGGAGATCGCATTTTTGGAACCCTGTAA